A window from Pseudomonas sp. Tri1 encodes these proteins:
- a CDS encoding IS110 family transposase has product MKFCGIDLHSNNSVVVVTDETDRVLVSRRCPNELTPIIALLDPHRDELAGVVVESTYNWYWLVDGLMAAGLNVKLANPVAMKRYDGLKHSDDKDDAVFLAHLLRLGILPTGYIHPPHERALRDLARKRIQLVRTRTQHILAVENIAARQFGHSFSCNEIKGFSAASVDRLGLPIDVALAMKANVVVIQALEAQIAELEARLLQQAKLRPEYLLLKTMPGVGEVLATIIMLETGDIDRFAEVGNFASYARCVKSAHYSNGKKKGEGNAKNGNAYLIWAFIEAANFARRFSDDAKRFFEKKKAKTNSVVATKALAHKLARASYHILKEKQPFDAKRCFA; this is encoded by the coding sequence CGCCGATTATTGCGCTCCTCGATCCGCACCGTGACGAGTTGGCCGGCGTGGTGGTCGAGTCGACGTACAACTGGTATTGGCTGGTCGATGGCCTTATGGCTGCGGGCTTGAACGTCAAATTGGCGAACCCGGTGGCGATGAAACGCTATGACGGTTTGAAGCACTCGGACGATAAGGATGATGCCGTATTTCTCGCGCATTTGCTGCGACTGGGGATTCTGCCGACGGGCTATATTCATCCTCCGCACGAACGAGCGCTACGAGATTTGGCGCGTAAACGAATTCAATTGGTTCGCACAAGAACCCAGCACATCCTGGCCGTCGAAAATATCGCTGCACGTCAATTTGGGCATAGTTTTAGCTGTAATGAAATCAAAGGCTTTTCAGCCGCATCTGTTGACAGGCTGGGCCTGCCAATAGATGTGGCTTTGGCGATGAAGGCCAATGTGGTGGTCATCCAAGCGCTCGAGGCGCAGATCGCCGAGCTAGAAGCGCGACTGCTTCAACAGGCCAAGCTACGACCTGAATATTTGTTGCTAAAAACGATGCCAGGCGTGGGTGAAGTACTGGCAACGATCATCATGTTGGAAACCGGTGACATAGACCGTTTTGCAGAGGTCGGCAACTTCGCCTCTTACGCTCGCTGCGTAAAAAGTGCGCATTACTCCAACGGAAAAAAGAAAGGTGAAGGCAACGCAAAAAATGGCAACGCTTACCTCATTTGGGCTTTCATTGAAGCAGCCAATTTTGCCCGGCGTTTCAGTGACGATGCCAAACGATTTTTCGAGAAAAAGAAAGCCAAGACAAACAGCGTGGTCGCGACCAAAGCACTGGCTCATAAATTGGCGCGTGCGAGCTACCACATACTTAAGGAGAAACAGCCTTTTGACGCTAAACGCTGTTTCGCCTGA
- a CDS encoding hemagglutinin repeat-containing protein, translating to MDDRQYTFLARQPSAALQPREQFWGMPKRGLAFLLANVMFWQPMWAQADGIVVSAPGTGLDRAGNGVPIVNIAKPNGNGLSHNQFKDYNVGSNGVILNNATNPAQSTQLGGIILGNPNLKGTAARVILNEVNGGNPSQLRGYTEVAGQSAHVIVANPYGITCNGCGFINTPKATLTTGKPIIENGQVNRYQVDQGSVTIEGAGLNANNVDRFEIITRSAKINAEIQAKNLTIVAGRNDVNAGTLNATARADDGSAKPELAIDSSALGGMYAGAIKLVGTEAGVGVKLDGKMVASGGDIQLDANGHLSMAETAAAGAVNIQANSLEARGQVYAGSRLDVKTQGDLTSQNNLVARDSVHLDSGGTLSNNGIIEAGVNADNSRNTTGDVTLSAKQLNNAGKTVIASRDLNVTTSAGLNNQGGTLSGQRKTTVIGNVVDNRNKGRILGGTELHLTANQVLNSQGGLINSQGLLTANLGHLENNAGELSSLNSATLILGSLDNLTGLVMAGKNLDITNTGAIKNQGGELSSQGVMTVRTASLDNSNKGTVAANGKLLVSATGAVNNADKGLIASRTGEVELDAASLNNAKGTLQGKGLVTVDVAGDIDNQGGSIIAQDANLSVFATNLDNRGGVLSSVKAALEARTTGVLKNGYDVNRQGGTIQAQGLNIQALAGLFNDGGRLAAQAGDIVISNAGADINNRSGGMYATGKVQVIGRDLDNSGGGQISASRIDFDLSGALNNNAGIIESQDSLDILAASLSNQKGQLRTLGKNSTTAFNIGGLFDNSDGTLETASNDVGFDTGSVQNVGGKLLHTGLGLFGISQANLGQAGGQLVTYGNLTVTADRWTNSTAIQAGHLVVHVDQLTQTATGQLLSANSMEGRGSNWRVDGLIGGDGAIDLQLTGAYAGNGRLSSLGTLGLKAALINLEQNGSIAGGGNTTVVVDGVLNSYGRLTSAADMSITAATINNYGTLGSAGALGVSTGDLLNEHGLIFSGANTSLRVNSLTNRYADIYSLGDLSIDRDGLGTRASRILNSSGTLQSDGNMRLAASTIDNVREVLTTHDAGIYTASIREVACIEGVNAGDCSGGKENHVWQIIQRDKFEVTAASAASSITTGGNLNIQGDTLTNRSSSIGVGGALTANLVSLNNIGIETGETETSRTFMSERTRSPGGWRAAANDFTNKYWLQSPGYNANDLGGLEAAMSRFIGMTEREIPELGSQTATTDSQTYAAIIQAGGAVDVRTQGNADNSVVRGGYNYVGAGPRTDTQADNAFSTRINVNRQLPPNLTQKQVDPLALPGFDLPTGQNGLFRMSGDGSATPTQGSGLQQVRGLPDSSIKSNPHKYLIETNPALTDMRQFMSSDYLLTNLGYDPDTAAKRLGDGFYEQRLIQQAVIARTGQRFLDGQTSDDGMFKYLMNNAIASKDALNLSLGVSLSAEQVAALTHDIVWMENRTVNNEQVLVPVLYLAQANNRLAANGALIQGSDVSLIAGKNLNNAGTLRAASNLRATAGDSLVNSGLLEAGNRLEALAGNDLTNRAGGVIAGRDVSVVAVAGDVTNERTITRHASSTGYKSEQRDFADSAARIEASHDLSAGAGRDIANKGGMLKSGNDMNLQTVRDVNITSAEQVDSNTMGSRHRDQTITQHGSSATAGREMKVTAGQDLRVVASNVIAQSTLALTAGRDIAITSAANESHRFSQSKKVKSSSDLVRQQSSVIQSGGDLSAKAGQDLSLVASQLKGAKDVALDASRDISLLSAKDEAAEFYSKKSKGSFGRSKSEQRESYDSTNVASVVEAGQDLTVNTSQAASGGVTLDGGRNVTVIGSQLSAGNDLVVGATGDVAVLSGIEEHGSYSKKTKSGFLGLSKSGKSELKTTASQVASELEAGNDVVLVAGNDLRLRASETTAGNDVELRAGLVKDSGDINLVSANDTAYSHSEQYKKKTGLSVSGGFLSFSSAKESGRIAQSSTSVGSQVTADRDATLQAERDINLVGSGIDAGRNVSLNAGRDVNVLAAQNSRSERDWEKNKQAGIGVSSDANGINFFAGADSLKEKNRLEQQTAAASQISAGQDVAINAQRDINQTGSDLRATRDIGLTAGRNLNIDAARETQLTEQEREASRNGLGISFNHNYGNTKDAVSGAGKGENGVSKASSTLKGIDAVTQFVNGPTVDVKFGNSTQTSSQQVIEQTNRASTFDAGNDLNLNAGNDVTVKGGQLKAGRDINVKGRDVTLDVAKGSVSQESTDRQSWSGIHGGTSGGFKLGVGGSYGVATEDGVYGSSTATQVAAGRDVNVDASHDINLVGTQVKAGRDIALDAGNELNIRSAQNASDSESNRHNGGGEAGLTFGSQGVGVYVSVNIGKGNLEREGNRQQEAYLYAGNRLGFTSGKDTNISGATLRGDEVVGRVGGDLNVSSVPDTGEVKGKEFDLSVTATFGPGAGVSGSVGYGQTTGETHWVEQQTSITGKNKVDIRTEDHTQLDGALIAADNGNLKLDTGTLGFSDIAGKDKEHGYYLNVGGSYSQGGGGAQDSSQVGKGEKDKNGWSISGWEYEKDRQQIVRATVGAGEVAVRNDAQTGTDSTAGLNRDVSKAYEITKDEESRTDLYVTKSSVDAVMDTSGTVQAWKNSIKSYPDSSLKAYEDALKLVNGPVEATKQIWTNIQAQRVSIDEVPAAARAALGDEVALNVAKNLVRNGKDAGDIQELKPEDVAAIQSFAKRFAEFAKLQESCDAKGGCVSNDSEKKPRTLAWYTDTDGTLKWRKVEDVQVDTPGRKLLQETARLQTYLDGLPVEQAQLLGLGIQAVMGPAKMAVGLAGNVVVDKLFGDKIAAAKDSVSKSIASELSDKDKADLEISDNLFKIRHEQGRGEQSGDVYVRGATTLLNIALGTVTNAAGAATGKVVGIVGKGPSDGITKGTDGLEIDPKHPDWAKEFGDTPSKGWVEAGPKNNQSSVTPDGSKPNVAESTTETNVSYPVVKVDTNQSVKGSPTYEILNNPEARSPNTRYELDNGDSFVTNSHGMVEELTFTPANVKVPRDSRQTAAGKEGRETDVGGHAQACSQGGTCDGYNLFPQDQNFNNSAYKVFYEHRIKEALNDPSKTVGATTIKFRRDDPASARPDAIQLTYTIDGKAKTLIFKNEANELPEVL from the coding sequence ATGGACGATCGCCAATACACTTTCCTGGCCCGCCAACCCTCTGCTGCCCTGCAACCCCGCGAGCAGTTCTGGGGCATGCCCAAGCGCGGCCTGGCATTCCTGTTGGCCAACGTCATGTTCTGGCAACCGATGTGGGCCCAGGCCGACGGCATCGTGGTCAGTGCACCGGGCACCGGCCTCGACCGGGCGGGCAACGGCGTGCCCATCGTCAATATCGCCAAACCCAATGGCAACGGTCTTTCCCATAACCAGTTCAAGGACTACAACGTCGGCAGCAACGGCGTGATCCTCAACAACGCCACCAACCCCGCCCAATCCACACAACTGGGCGGGATCATCCTTGGCAACCCGAACCTCAAGGGCACGGCCGCCAGGGTCATCCTCAACGAAGTCAACGGCGGCAACCCGAGCCAGCTGCGCGGCTACACCGAAGTGGCGGGGCAGTCGGCCCATGTCATCGTCGCCAACCCTTATGGCATCACCTGCAATGGCTGCGGGTTCATCAACACCCCGAAGGCGACCCTGACCACGGGTAAGCCGATCATCGAAAACGGCCAGGTGAACCGCTATCAAGTGGATCAGGGCAGCGTCACCATTGAAGGCGCCGGCCTTAACGCCAACAACGTCGACCGTTTCGAAATCATCACCCGCAGCGCCAAGATCAACGCCGAGATCCAGGCCAAGAATCTGACCATCGTCGCCGGGCGCAACGACGTTAACGCCGGCACCCTGAATGCCACCGCCCGCGCCGACGACGGCAGCGCCAAGCCGGAACTGGCTATCGATTCTTCGGCGTTGGGTGGCATGTACGCCGGCGCGATCAAGCTGGTGGGGACTGAAGCTGGGGTTGGGGTGAAGCTGGACGGCAAGATGGTCGCCAGTGGGGGGGATATTCAGCTTGATGCCAATGGGCATTTGAGCATGGCCGAGACGGCCGCCGCCGGTGCCGTCAACATCCAGGCCAACAGCCTGGAAGCCCGCGGCCAGGTGTACGCCGGTAGCCGTTTGGACGTGAAGACCCAGGGCGACCTGACCAGCCAGAACAACCTGGTGGCGCGCGACAGCGTTCACCTGGACAGCGGTGGCACGCTGAGCAACAACGGCATCATCGAAGCCGGGGTCAACGCCGATAACAGCCGCAACACCACAGGTGATGTCACCCTCTCTGCCAAGCAGTTGAACAACGCCGGAAAAACCGTCATCGCCAGTCGCGACCTGAATGTCACGACCAGCGCCGGGCTGAACAACCAGGGCGGCACCCTCAGTGGGCAGCGCAAGACTACCGTCATCGGCAACGTTGTGGATAACCGCAATAAAGGCCGCATCCTTGGCGGCACCGAATTGCACCTGACCGCCAATCAGGTCCTGAACAGCCAGGGCGGCCTGATCAATAGCCAGGGCCTGCTGACGGCCAACCTGGGCCATCTGGAAAACAATGCAGGTGAACTGTCGAGCCTGAACAGCGCGACGCTGATCCTCGGCAGCCTGGACAACCTGACCGGCCTGGTCATGGCTGGCAAAAACCTCGACATCACCAACACCGGCGCGATCAAAAACCAGGGCGGCGAGCTATCCAGCCAAGGCGTCATGACCGTGCGCACCGCCAGCCTGGACAACAGCAACAAAGGCACCGTCGCCGCCAATGGCAAGCTGCTGGTCAGCGCGACTGGCGCGGTGAACAACGCCGACAAAGGCCTGATCGCCAGCCGTACTGGCGAGGTTGAGCTCGATGCTGCCAGTCTGAATAACGCCAAAGGCACGCTGCAAGGCAAAGGCTTGGTCACCGTGGATGTCGCGGGCGATATCGATAACCAGGGCGGCAGCATCATCGCCCAGGACGCCAACCTGAGTGTCTTCGCCACCAACCTGGACAACCGTGGTGGCGTGCTGTCCAGCGTCAAGGCCGCGCTGGAGGCGCGCACCACCGGCGTGCTGAAAAATGGCTATGACGTGAATCGCCAGGGCGGCACGATCCAGGCCCAAGGACTGAACATCCAAGCCTTGGCGGGGCTGTTCAACGACGGCGGGCGCCTGGCCGCGCAAGCGGGCGATATCGTGATCAGCAACGCGGGTGCGGATATCAACAACCGCAGCGGCGGGATGTACGCCACGGGCAAGGTCCAGGTCATTGGCCGAGATCTGGACAACAGTGGCGGCGGGCAGATCAGCGCCAGTCGCATCGACTTTGACCTTTCGGGTGCGCTGAACAACAACGCCGGCATTATCGAAAGCCAGGACAGCCTGGATATTCTTGCGGCCAGCCTGAGCAACCAGAAAGGCCAACTGCGCACCCTAGGCAAGAACAGCACCACGGCGTTCAACATCGGGGGGCTGTTCGATAACAGCGACGGCACCCTTGAAACCGCCAGTAATGATGTGGGCTTCGACACCGGCAGCGTCCAGAACGTGGGTGGCAAGCTGTTGCACACCGGCCTGGGATTGTTTGGCATCAGCCAGGCCAATCTGGGCCAGGCAGGTGGGCAACTGGTGACCTACGGCAACCTGACGGTGACGGCTGACCGCTGGACCAACAGCACCGCGATCCAGGCCGGGCACCTGGTGGTTCATGTCGATCAGCTGACCCAGACGGCCACCGGCCAGTTGCTCAGCGCCAATAGCATGGAAGGCCGTGGCAGCAACTGGCGGGTTGATGGCCTGATCGGCGGCGATGGGGCGATTGACCTGCAACTGACCGGCGCCTATGCCGGCAACGGCCGCTTGAGCAGCCTCGGCACCTTGGGCCTCAAGGCCGCGCTGATCAATCTGGAGCAAAACGGCAGCATCGCGGGCGGCGGCAACACAACCGTCGTGGTCGATGGTGTCCTTAACAGCTACGGTCGCCTGACCTCTGCGGCGGACATGAGCATCACTGCCGCCACGATCAACAACTACGGCACGCTGGGCAGTGCCGGGGCGCTCGGCGTATCGACCGGCGACCTGCTCAACGAGCACGGTTTGATCTTCAGCGGCGCCAATACCAGCCTGCGCGTCAATAGCCTGACCAACCGCTATGCCGATATCTACAGCCTGGGTGATCTGAGCATCGATCGCGACGGCCTCGGCACCCGTGCCAGCCGCATCCTCAACAGCTCCGGAACGCTGCAGAGCGACGGCAACATGCGCCTGGCCGCCAGCACTATCGACAACGTCCGCGAGGTCTTGACCACCCACGACGCCGGCATCTACACCGCCTCGATCAGGGAAGTGGCCTGCATCGAAGGGGTCAATGCCGGTGATTGCAGCGGCGGCAAGGAAAACCACGTCTGGCAGATCATCCAGCGCGACAAGTTCGAAGTCACCGCCGCCAGCGCCGCCTCCAGCATCACCACCGGCGGCAACCTGAATATCCAGGGCGACACCCTGACCAACCGGAGCAGCAGCATCGGCGTCGGCGGCGCATTGACCGCCAACCTCGTCAGCCTGAACAACATCGGCATCGAGACCGGCGAGACCGAAACCTCGCGTACCTTCATGTCCGAGCGCACGCGCAGCCCAGGTGGCTGGCGCGCCGCCGCGAATGACTTCACCAATAAATACTGGCTGCAGAGCCCAGGCTACAACGCCAATGACCTGGGTGGCCTTGAAGCCGCGATGAGCCGCTTCATCGGCATGACCGAGCGCGAAATCCCCGAGCTTGGCTCTCAGACCGCCACCACCGACAGCCAGACCTATGCCGCGATTATCCAGGCCGGCGGCGCGGTCGATGTCCGCACCCAGGGCAACGCCGACAACAGCGTCGTGCGTGGCGGCTACAACTACGTCGGCGCCGGCCCGCGCACCGATACCCAGGCTGACAACGCCTTCTCGACCCGCATCAACGTCAATCGGCAGCTACCGCCGAACCTGACCCAGAAACAGGTCGATCCGCTGGCCCTGCCGGGTTTTGACTTGCCCACCGGGCAAAACGGCCTGTTCCGCATGAGCGGCGACGGCTCGGCCACGCCCACCCAAGGCAGCGGCTTGCAACAGGTGCGCGGCCTGCCGGACAGCTCGATCAAATCCAACCCGCACAAGTATCTGATCGAGACCAACCCGGCGCTGACCGACATGCGCCAGTTCATGAGCTCGGACTACCTGCTGACAAACCTGGGCTACGACCCCGACACCGCCGCCAAGCGCTTGGGTGACGGCTTCTACGAACAACGCCTGATCCAGCAAGCCGTAATCGCCCGAACCGGCCAACGCTTCCTCGACGGCCAGACCTCCGACGACGGCATGTTCAAGTACCTGATGAACAACGCCATCGCCAGCAAGGACGCCCTCAACCTGTCCCTGGGCGTCAGCCTCAGCGCCGAACAAGTCGCGGCCCTGACCCACGACATCGTCTGGATGGAAAACCGGACGGTGAACAACGAACAGGTGTTGGTGCCGGTGCTTTATCTGGCCCAGGCCAATAATCGTCTGGCGGCTAATGGGGCGTTGATTCAGGGTTCTGATGTCAGCCTGATTGCGGGTAAGAATTTGAACAACGCGGGCACCTTGCGTGCGGCCAGCAACCTGAGGGCGACGGCTGGCGACAGTTTGGTAAACAGCGGGTTGTTGGAGGCGGGGAATCGTCTTGAGGCGTTGGCGGGGAATGATCTTACTAACCGGGCCGGCGGGGTTATTGCTGGCCGGGATGTCAGTGTTGTTGCCGTGGCCGGTGATGTGACCAATGAGCGAACCATTACCCGGCATGCCAGCAGCACTGGCTACAAGTCTGAGCAACGCGATTTTGCTGACAGCGCGGCGCGGATTGAGGCGAGTCATGACCTGAGCGCGGGCGCTGGGCGGGATATTGCCAATAAGGGAGGTATGCTCAAGAGCGGTAACGACATGAACTTGCAGACGGTGCGTGATGTGAACATCACCTCTGCCGAGCAGGTGGACAGCAACACGATGGGTAGCAGGCACCGGGACCAAACCATCACCCAACATGGTTCCAGCGCTACCGCGGGCCGCGAGATGAAGGTGACCGCTGGGCAGGACCTGAGGGTGGTCGCCAGCAACGTCATCGCCCAGAGTACCCTGGCACTGACTGCCGGGCGCGATATCGCTATCACGTCTGCGGCCAACGAAAGCCATCGTTTCTCCCAAAGTAAAAAAGTCAAAAGCAGCAGCGACCTTGTTCGCCAGCAGTCTTCGGTTATCCAGTCAGGTGGGGATCTAAGCGCCAAGGCCGGGCAAGACCTGAGCCTGGTGGCCAGTCAGCTGAAAGGGGCCAAGGACGTTGCCCTCGACGCCAGTCGCGACATCAGTCTGTTGTCCGCGAAGGACGAAGCCGCAGAGTTCTACTCGAAGAAAAGCAAAGGTTCTTTTGGCCGCAGTAAAAGCGAACAACGGGAAAGCTATGACAGCACCAACGTTGCGTCGGTGGTGGAGGCCGGGCAAGACCTGACCGTCAATACCAGCCAAGCCGCCAGTGGCGGTGTCACGCTGGACGGCGGCCGCAACGTCACGGTGATCGGCAGTCAGTTGAGCGCCGGCAATGATCTGGTGGTTGGGGCCACTGGTGATGTGGCGGTGCTCTCAGGTATCGAAGAGCACGGCTCCTACAGCAAGAAAACCAAATCGGGTTTCCTCGGCTTGTCCAAGAGCGGCAAAAGCGAGTTGAAAACCACAGCCTCCCAAGTGGCCAGCGAGCTGGAGGCGGGCAACGATGTGGTGCTGGTCGCGGGCAATGACTTGCGTTTGCGCGCCAGCGAAACCACTGCCGGTAATGACGTTGAACTGCGTGCGGGCCTGGTCAAGGACAGCGGCGACATCAACCTCGTCTCTGCCAACGACACCGCTTACAGCCATAGCGAGCAATACAAGAAGAAAACCGGGCTCTCGGTCTCGGGTGGTTTCTTGTCGTTCTCCTCGGCCAAAGAGTCGGGCCGGATTGCGCAAAGCAGTACCAGCGTTGGTAGCCAGGTGACGGCTGATCGTGATGCAACTCTACAGGCTGAGCGCGATATCAACCTGGTGGGTAGTGGCATCGATGCCGGGCGCAATGTCAGTTTGAATGCCGGGCGTGATGTGAATGTTCTGGCTGCGCAGAACAGTCGTTCCGAGCGGGATTGGGAGAAAAACAAGCAAGCTGGGATCGGTGTTTCTTCGGATGCCAATGGGATCAATTTCTTTGCAGGTGCCGATAGCCTCAAGGAAAAGAACCGTCTGGAACAGCAGACCGCTGCCGCCAGCCAGATCAGTGCAGGGCAAGATGTTGCCATCAACGCTCAGCGCGATATCAACCAGACGGGTTCTGATCTGCGTGCCACCCGTGACATTGGCCTCACGGCCGGACGCAATCTCAACATCGATGCTGCACGCGAGACCCAACTGACCGAGCAGGAGCGCGAAGCCAGTCGTAATGGGCTTGGCATTTCGTTCAATCATAACTACGGCAACACCAAGGACGCGGTCAGTGGCGCAGGGAAAGGGGAGAACGGCGTCAGCAAGGCGTCCAGCACCCTTAAAGGCATTGATGCCGTCACTCAATTCGTCAACGGACCGACCGTTGACGTCAAGTTCGGCAACAGCACACAAACCAGTAGTCAGCAGGTCATTGAGCAGACCAACCGCGCGTCGACGTTCGATGCGGGCAACGACCTAAATCTCAATGCCGGTAACGACGTCACGGTCAAAGGGGGTCAGCTAAAGGCCGGGCGGGATATCAACGTCAAAGGTCGCGACGTCACGCTGGATGTGGCGAAGGGAAGTGTCAGCCAGGAAAGCACTGATCGCCAAAGCTGGAGTGGGATTCATGGTGGCACCAGTGGCGGCTTTAAACTGGGTGTCGGTGGCAGCTACGGTGTTGCCACCGAGGACGGCGTTTACGGCAGTTCGACGGCCACTCAGGTTGCCGCTGGAAGGGATGTCAACGTGGACGCCAGCCATGACATCAACCTGGTAGGCACTCAGGTCAAGGCTGGGCGAGATATTGCGCTCGATGCCGGTAATGAGCTGAACATCAGGTCGGCGCAGAACGCCAGCGACAGTGAGAGCAACCGACACAACGGTGGTGGCGAGGCAGGCCTGACATTCGGTTCTCAAGGCGTAGGCGTCTACGTCAGTGTGAACATCGGCAAGGGCAATCTTGAGCGCGAAGGTAACCGCCAGCAAGAAGCCTATCTCTACGCGGGCAATCGCCTGGGCTTCACCAGCGGCAAAGACACCAACATCAGCGGTGCCACCCTGCGCGGCGATGAGGTTGTTGGCCGTGTCGGCGGCGACCTGAATGTCTCCTCGGTGCCTGACACAGGCGAAGTCAAAGGCAAAGAGTTCGACCTCAGCGTTACAGCGACCTTTGGTCCAGGGGCTGGCGTCAGTGGCTCTGTGGGATATGGGCAGACGACCGGTGAGACCCATTGGGTCGAGCAGCAAACCAGCATCACCGGCAAAAACAAAGTCGATATCCGGACCGAGGATCACACTCAACTGGATGGTGCCCTGATCGCCGCCGACAACGGCAACCTCAAACTGGACACTGGGACTCTGGGCTTCAGTGATATCGCCGGTAAGGACAAGGAACATGGCTATTACCTGAACGTGGGTGGCAGCTACTCCCAGGGGGGAGGCGGCGCCCAGGACAGCAGTCAGGTTGGCAAAGGCGAGAAAGATAAAAACGGCTGGAGCATCAGCGGTTGGGAGTACGAAAAGGATCGTCAACAGATCGTGCGGGCGACTGTTGGGGCCGGTGAAGTGGCGGTACGCAATGATGCTCAGACCGGGACCGATTCGACGGCAGGGCTCAACCGGGACGTGAGCAAGGCCTACGAGATCACCAAGGATGAGGAATCTCGGACCGACTTGTACGTCACCAAGTCCTCGGTGGACGCGGTGATGGATACCTCTGGGACGGTGCAGGCTTGGAAGAACAGCATCAAAAGCTACCCCGATAGCAGCCTGAAAGCGTATGAGGACGCGCTCAAGTTGGTTAATGGGCCGGTGGAGGCCACCAAGCAGATCTGGACCAACATCCAGGCGCAGCGGGTTTCAATTGATGAGGTGCCTGCTGCGGCGAGAGCTGCGCTGGGGGATGAGGTTGCGCTGAATGTTGCGAAGAACTTGGTTCGCAATGGTAAGGATGCTGGGGATATCCAGGAGCTGAAGCCTGAGGATGTAGCCGCTATCCAAAGCTTCGCGAAGAGATTTGCAGAGTTTGCCAAGCTGCAAGAAAGCTGCGATGCCAAGGGGGGCTGTGTATCAAATGATTCGGAGAAAAAGCCTCGTACCCTTGCTTGGTATACAGATACCGATGGCACCTTGAAGTGGCGGAAGGTCGAAGACGTGCAGGTGGACACGCCGGGTAGAAAGCTGCTGCAAGAAACTGCGCGGTTGCAGACGTACTTGGACGGTCTTCCAGTAGAACAAGCGCAGCTCCTGGGCTTGGGGATTCAGGCAGTCATGGGGCCCGCCAAAATGGCGGTCGGTCTCGCTGGGAACGTGGTGGTCGACAAGCTGTTTGGCGACAAAATCGCTGCGGCAAAAGATTCAGTATCGAAATCGATTGCAAGCGAACTCAGTGACAAAGATAAGGCTGACCTGGAGATTAGCGATAATCTCTTCAAGATTCGCCACGAGCAGGGTCGGGGTGAACAGTCGGGCGATGTGTACGTTCGTGGCGCAACGACGCTGCTGAATATAGCCTTGGGGACGGTTACAAATGCTGCAGGTGCTGCGACGGGTAAGGTTGTCGGCATCGTTGGTAAGGGACCTTCGGATGGTATAACGAAGGGGACCGATGGGTTGGAGATTGATCCGAAACATCCGGATTGGGCTAAGGAATTTGGGGATACGCCGTCGAAGGGGTGGGTGGAAGCGGGGCCGAAAAACAATCAATCGTCGGTAACGCCTGACGGATCGAAACCGAATGTCGCCGAAAGTACAACCGAGACGAATGTTTCGTATCCTGTCGTGAAGGTGGATACCAACCAGTCAGTCAAAGGGTCGCCCACTTACGAAATACTTAATAATCCAGAGGCCAGGAGCCCTAATACTCGGTATGAGCTAGATAATGGTGACTCTTTCGTTACAAACAGTCATGGCATGGTAGAAGAACTGACGTTTACGCCTGCTAATGTCAAAGTCCCGAGGGATTCCAGGCAGACAGCCGCTGGTAAGGAAGGACGCGAAACGGACGTTGGCGGGCATGCTCAAGCGTGTAGTCAGGGTGGGACGTGTGATGGATACAATCTCTTCCCGCAGGATCAGAACTTCAATAACTCGGCGTATAAAGTTTTCTATGAGCACAGAATAAAAGAGGCGCTAAATGATCCCTCTAAAACGGTTGGGGCAACGACGATAAAGTTCAGGCGAGATGACCCAGCCTCGGCAAGGCCCGATGCGATACAGTTAACATATACTATAGATGGGAAAGCAAAAACATTAATCTTTAAAAATGAAGCTAATGAGCTGCCGGAGGTTTTGTAG